Genomic segment of Coleofasciculus sp. FACHB-1120:
GGCAGTTGCGAGATCCGTGCTACCACGGCTGCGCTTGCGTGTCAGCGTGTTGAACAGCATCTGACCAATTGCCTTGATCAAGTTGCCATTTAATTCTTGGAACAGCTTCATATTCATGGCAAAAGCATCATTGGCTTCATCCACAATCTTGTCTGCTGTGGCATCATCAATGGGCAGATCGTTCATGGCTTGGCGATAGGTTGCCTTGAACGCCTTTTCATCTTCAATTTCTTGAAATTCGTAGAAAGCAGTCCCTTGCCCATCTGTGAGGTTCATCGCCCGTTGAGCAATGCCTTTGAGGATTTGACCGCCGGATAAGTCGCCGAGGTAGCGGGTATAGGAATGGGCAACTAACATTTCTGGGGCTGAAGTTGAGACTTCGCGGATGCGCTGGATGTATTCTTCAGCAGCAGGCGAGGCAGAGATTTGTTCGCGCCAGTTGGTGCCGTAGTAGTAAGCGAGGTCTTGTTCTAGGCTCTTTTTCCGGTTTAGCTGGGGAAAATAAATCTTAGACAGAATCGGGTGTTGCCGGTGCCGTTCCATCTCTTCTTCCATTGCGGAATAGACGAAGTAGAGGTTCTTGACCAGATTCCGGTAAGAGTTCTTCTCAACAACGCCTTTTAAAAAGCACTTGACAAAACCAACGTTTTCTGCCATTGTGTGGGATTTTTTGGTTCCCTCACGCAATTTGGTTGCTAAATTGCTACTCATGCTAAATTTCTTATCCCTAAAGTCTACGGAGGAGCGTATCGATCTTGTTCGCGGCTGAAAAACCGCTAAAACGTTAGATTAGACTGATTTGCTGAGAATTTTCATTAAGAATTTTGAAGATCGATGGCTGTAGAAAGCAAGTCGTAAGGAAGCAAGGCAGCGACAACTTGGGATTCTAGATCGGGCTAAAACGCAGCTACAATGCGGCTGCTAGGCTCTCTGTAACATTTTATAATTTCTCGGTTTCTGAAGGATTTGGGATAACCCACTAAAAAGGGCGGGTTTCCCCGCCCTGAAAGGCTAATCAATGCCTCATCGTTACCCACATTCAAAAGCTTGAATGCCGAAGCTTTAAACGATGGAATTAAAGTAGATACATCTGGATTGCAAGAAGGCTTCGATAGATATCTAGAAAAATCCCCTGTGCTTTACCCAGAGGAGTGTCAAGCCCTACTGTGCTGTCTGAGTGGAACCAAGACTTGCTTGAATATCCGGAGGCAAAATTACTTTGTCAACAACGTGGATGACGCCGTTGCTGGCTGGAATATTCGGCTGGATCACCTTGGCGTTGTTTACGGTGATTTCGCTGCTAGCACT
This window contains:
- a CDS encoding heme oxygenase (biliverdin-producing), with product MSSNLATKLREGTKKSHTMAENVGFVKCFLKGVVEKNSYRNLVKNLYFVYSAMEEEMERHRQHPILSKIYFPQLNRKKSLEQDLAYYYGTNWREQISASPAAEEYIQRIREVSTSAPEMLVAHSYTRYLGDLSGGQILKGIAQRAMNLTDGQGTAFYEFQEIEDEKAFKATYRQAMNDLPIDDATADKIVDEANDAFAMNMKLFQELNGNLIKAIGQMLFNTLTRKRSRGSTDLATAE